Genomic window (Chryseobacterium bernardetii):
CTGCCATGCCCAGTAAAACGGCGAAGGAGAAATGCCCGGATCTTATATTTGTTCCGCCGCGTTTTGCCCGTTACAAAGAAATTTCAAAAATGATCCGTGAGATTTTCTATGAATATACTGATCTTGTAGAACCTCTGTCTTTGGATGAGGCCTATCTTGATGTTACTGAAAATAAAAAAGGAATTGAATCTGCCAATCAGATCGCAAGAGAAATCCGCCAGAAAATATTTGAACAGACAGGTCTTACAGCCTCCGCAGGAATTTCCGTTAATAAATTTTTAGCTAAAGTAGCATCCGATATCAATAAACCTAACGGTCAGAAGACCATTCATCCGGATAAGGTAGAAAGTTTCCTGGAGGAACTACCCGTGGAAAAATTTTATGGGGTTGGAAAAGTTACGGCCAACAAAATGTTCAGTTTAGGAATTTATAAGGGAAAAGATTTAAAAAAGAGATCGCTGGATGACCTGGTAAGAATATTTGGAAAATCTGGAAAGCATTACTACAACGTAGTTCGTGGTATCCATACTTCAGAAGTTAAACCTCATCGGATCCAGAAAAGCGTGGCGGTAGAAAGAACTTTTTTTGAAGATCTTTTTGATGAACAGCAGATCAACGAAAAACTGGAAAGCCTGAGCGAAGAACTTCATCAGCGTCTACAGAAAAACAGCATCCTCGGAAGAACTTTAACCTTAAAAATTAAGTATAAGGATTTCTCTCTTTTTACAAGAAGTATCACCCGGGACGAGTATTTTTCTTCTCCGGAAGAATATTTCAATACCGGAAAAAAACTTTGGGAGTTACGTCCTTTCGATAAAGCAGTACGATTGCTTGGGCTGTCTCTTTCTCAACTGAATACGGAAGAAAAAAAACTTGTTTCCGTTCAACTAAAAATCCCGTTTAAAGAATTCGAAAATGAATAGGTTGTATTTTTTTGCTAACTTGTAGTCATCAAATCAGCAAATTATATGAACCCAACAATGATTCAGTTTTTCCACTGGTATTCTGAAGGTGGTGGAAAGCTATGGAAAGAAGCCGAAAAACAGGCCAGATATCTGGCTAAACTGGGAATAACTTCTGTCTGGTTTCCTCCTGCCTATAAAGGAACAAACGGGGGCTATTCTACAGGATATGATGCCTATGATCTTTATGACCTTGGAGAATTTGACCAGAAAGGAACCATGCCCACCAAATATGGTACTAAAAAGGATTATTTAAAAGCCATCAAAGCATTAAAAAAACAAAATATAGAAATTATTGTAGATATTGTTCTCGGTCATAAGGCGGGTGGTGATGAGCTGGAAAAATTCAAAGTGGTAAAGGTAGATGAAAACAACAGGGAAAAAGTGATTTCCGATGTTATGGAAATTGAATCCTATACCAAATTTACATTTCCCGGAAGAAATAAAAAATATTCTGACTTTGAATGGAACTTTACCTGCTTCAGCGGTGTGGATTATGCGGAAGGCATGGAATCCCATATTTATAAAATTTT
Coding sequences:
- the dinB gene encoding DNA polymerase IV — protein: MDFSLPLRKIIHVDMDAFYASVEQHDNPALKGRAIAVGGQHRGVVAAASYEARKYGVRSAMPSKTAKEKCPDLIFVPPRFARYKEISKMIREIFYEYTDLVEPLSLDEAYLDVTENKKGIESANQIAREIRQKIFEQTGLTASAGISVNKFLAKVASDINKPNGQKTIHPDKVESFLEELPVEKFYGVGKVTANKMFSLGIYKGKDLKKRSLDDLVRIFGKSGKHYYNVVRGIHTSEVKPHRIQKSVAVERTFFEDLFDEQQINEKLESLSEELHQRLQKNSILGRTLTLKIKYKDFSLFTRSITRDEYFSSPEEYFNTGKKLWELRPFDKAVRLLGLSLSQLNTEEKKLVSVQLKIPFKEFENE